From Propionispora vibrioides, the proteins below share one genomic window:
- a CDS encoding L,D-transpeptidase: MEKYVVVHLTTHRACYFENDQLIKEYRVGSGKSETPTPPGSYKVVEKLVFKNQGDIDFGSRRLVLSSDRTCLHGSWNGPVEGYVSGGCVRMYNPDIEELFEKVDVGTPVIMI; encoded by the coding sequence ATGGAAAAATACGTGGTAGTACACCTGACTACCCACCGTGCCTGTTATTTTGAAAATGACCAATTAATTAAAGAATATCGTGTAGGCAGCGGAAAATCGGAAACACCTACGCCGCCAGGCAGCTATAAAGTTGTCGAAAAGTTGGTTTTTAAAAACCAGGGTGATATAGATTTTGGTTCAAGAAGACTTGTTTTATCATCAGATAGAACCTGTCTCCACGGCTCCTGGAACGGCCCGGTAGAAGGGTATGTTTCGGGCGGCTGTGTGCGGATGTACAACCCAGATATCGAGGAACTTTTTGAAAAAGTGGATGTCGGAACTCCGGTCATTATGATATAA